agtaaaatatatatattttactaaTGACCTCAGTACTCGTAAAAATATTCCTACTTGGTggggtttatttttttaattttttattaaaaataatttgtttccaaaatttagataatatgttttttttttcactttttgttgATAACTTATTCCTTAAgcttttttattgaatagaaaaaagaaaaatatttaaggtcttttcaaaaataattttgaaaaatagtttttaaaaattattttttaatttttatataataaaagtttgtttgaaaacttaaaatgtttttaatatttttttatatctattgttttatttttaatcattctacatatatatttgtataattatttcttaaaacaactttttagaaaataagtgaaaacaataaaaaacaattaaaagatgtttatgaaaacattatattttttgttcttaataatagaaaacaatttttgattgTAAAATgggttttctatattttttatttttgagaatagaaaactattctaaaataCTGTTCCTAaacaaatacttaatttttttctagagattaaaaggtaatatatgtttttaaattaatttttaatatataatagaaataaaatattaaaaaaatgaacaacttcattcttaatattattaaatactatttaattttaagtcttatttaaaattaagttaaaaaaagacAAACATTGAACTCTCCTTTGATGAGTAATACAATTCCAATCATATATGAGTTTAGTAATTAGTAACTCTCCTACAAACACTTCTTCATTAAAgtttctaaaaacataaaatactCTTACTAACTTTTCTTGTCTTAGAAGTAATCTAATCCTGGATAGATATGAACTTAGGAGTGTACTTGGTactgattctaaaaaatatttttaatttttttaacacttaaaaatatttatttttcaaatattaaaaaaattaaaaaccactCTAAACATTCTATGTAATATAACATTCCATATCGCTTGAAACACTTCCCtaaaaaagtttccaaaaacGAACTTCAagtttaaagttgttttaaattttaattagaaaccTCCCTTCTATATATTGTTTTCCCTGAGATAAAATACTCTCCAACTCGCACATCCTACAGTAGCTATGGCAAAACACAGCCATCCCTGGTGAGGGAAAAAGTCTATAGTGAATTGATGAGTTCTGAGAATGGAGTGAAATAGTAGTTCTGCTTAGTGGTGTCATTCCTTAAAGCGACAACACAACCTAGTTTGTAAttttatggggaaaaaaaaggaagtgaaACAGGTCGGGTAATAAGGAAGAATACAAGAGAAGAAGGTGCGAACGTGAGAAGACGTCTATATTTCAGAAGATAAAGAGATATTACAAGACAAACTCTCTGTCTCTCTTTCCCTACCCTTCTAGTTTCCAAAGTAGACCCTTTTTCCATCTCCATGGCTAGAGAATACCCTCAGCTTCAACTAATCCCACCACCATCTGTTGAAGAAAATCGTGAATCAACCTTGACAACAGATGATCCTGAAGGCTGTAGAACCCCGACTTCTCGCGATCACAAGATCCCATCAATTCTAAGCTGTCCGCCGGCCCCGAAAAAACGAGGAAAAGTACTTTCACAGAAGAGAAAATTTCAAGAAGTGCAGTTCTTTGAGTTCACCGGAGGAGATGAGGTAGATTCCCTCTTCAAATCAAGCTTTGAACTTTTTAGGGTTTCGTCTCGCAGCGTTAAGAAGAAGAGGTATACGAGTAAAGGAAACTGAGCCTAGGTcacttttccattttattttatatatacataacCGCTGCTTCTTAATAATACCAGCAACGATTTTACTGATGAAAACTTGTCTACATGGGATGTGGGATATGGATCCTCACTATGTGTATATGACATTCAATATTATGGCGATTTGGCTGAACTATCCAATGAATTATGAGTATCCGTACATAAGCAATCCAAGTTGTTTCTAACAATATTGCTTCGTTGATCTCATATTATATATGGTATACTTTTTCTGGCCTTTTCCCTTTGGGAAGAATGATGAATGATTTGCAGGATAATGATACTGTGCATGTCTCAACATGGTCCTGATTCTTGAACGGAGCTCattaatttcaaaacaaaaataataataataaattaaatcaaaataagaataaagCAAGAATAAGGGATTGGGAATAGCCTTCTTTGAGGTTAAAAATTTAGGATTGTTTGGATCTTCCTGCCTTgaaagaaaggaaggaaaaatgaATGTTTCATAatgtaaatttcaaaataatttgtattatattttatttttcttcataaatttcataagaaattaaataggaaaattaattctgattttttttttctactttctttTAGCACTTCCCATGACCCAAAAGGTCACCCAACAAAGATGCAGCCATGTTTTCTCCATAGGAGTCtagattattttgaaattagttCTCTAGTTCTCTTAAGCTTctttaaaggaaaaagaaaaagaaaaagaaaaagaaaactaaatatgtataaaaattgttcaaagtTTTGTACAATGGAATTCCTCCCATCATAAGTTTCAAAATGGGAATGAAGCTGCCTTTCCAAGGATAAACTCTTGGAACTAAGTCCTGCAAAAAGACTGTAGCATGCTAGCATATATTGTGATTTATTCTGGGAATGTATTGGTGAGAGTTCCATATACTTACCAAGTATATGAACATGTGACCAAAACAGTGAGGCTATTCAATGTATAAGAACCACCCCAGTATCATATTTTAGGACAGGCTATAATTATTATTCAATGGAAAGATTGATCGTGTGAGTCATGTTTTAAGCTTAGcccaccaaaaacaaaaacaaaaacaaacaaacaaacagcTTGTTCTATGTACAGTatggaaaaggaagaaaaaaagtaaaaaatagaagGATGGAGCAGCCCCGCAACCCCTTCACTggttttggcattttttttatgggaatcCAATGTGCACCATCACAACTCCATTATTAGGTTTATGGGTTTTCTTTGAGCGGGGGGCAACGTagcatttttcattttattttctttttcaaacagTTCAATTATTGCCTTTTCAAACCCACAGATATAGACGATGAGTGCCCTGTAAGATGTTACATGATCCCAAGTAATTAttaccaaaaaatgaaaatccttgttaattctataaaaaatatatgattaatATGGTTTAGAAAAGAGTCTTGGAATATGTTTGTGATTGGGATGCTAGTGATGGCGCCTGCAATTATAGCCATGTTTGTGCCCATCTGCAAGGTCAACTGCTCAGATTGCATGTGATACGGCCCGTGTATCGAATCTATTATAAGCTCTGAGCCGTGTACAAGACGATTTTGAAcgagaaaaaaatcattgaatgaatatataaatatatataaaagggcACCATTTGAAATGGTAAGTATCCTGTAAAAGTAGCCCATAGCTACAGGCTTGGGTCAAAACTCTGGCGTTAATGGGCCCGCCCTAGGCTTCTGCCCCGATTTCACAATTCTCTCCTGTGTCGAAGTATCGATCAAGAagtgttgaaaaaaataatattttaattgtcataattttgttttttcaaaacccTGCCAATCTCTTCCCATGTGGTATGTTGGTTCGACCGACGGAGTGTCCATTTGCtgccttcaattttttaaaagtttctaATGACATGAGCAATTATATATAGAAGTTGGTTAATAATagatcatttttgtaaatagaattttaattttatttactccGAAGGAGGGAGTAAAAAGGTGAAGACCGACTGGGCCCTTGAGGAGGATGTTGGCTTTTACTTTTAACCCACGTAGCCGTTTGATCAGAGAAGGCTTGACACCTGCCCCGCCATATGTCAACCCCTTACACTACCACGATGGCACCACAGCCCATTCCTCCCATTCAAATTCCCAGTCTCTTTCtgtgattttcaaatttgtgaCACGGAGAGGGACAAAAGCAAAACAAAGGAATGGCTCCAAAGCGTTCTGGCAAGACTAGGAGTAAGGTGGTGGTGAAGGCAGCCCGGAAAGTGGTTCAAGAAACTGTCGAAGTGACGGTACTTGCCAGCAAGCAAAAACCACCCAGGGAAGAGCAAGGgaagaaaatttctaaaaaggACAAAGCACCAGAGGAATTGCAAAGGGAACAAGTTTCAGCTGATGAGGAACCAGAGAAAGAGCTTCCCACTCCAGTGACACAAGAAGAACCACCAAAAAAGGAGGAAGAGAAGAAGACGACGACAACACAAGAAGggagagaagagaagaagagggggaggaggaggaggacaAGCGGTAGGAGAAGAAAGGAGGGAGGTGAGGGGTACAAGAGGTACGTGTACAGGGTACTAAAGCAGGTGCACCCTGGACTGGGAGTATCGTCGAAGGCCATGACTGTGCTGAGTGGCTTCATGAACGACATGTTCGAGAGAATAGCGGAAGAAGCAGCGAAGCTGTCCAAGTACACAGGCAAGACAACGCTATCAGCAAGGGAGATTCAAGGCGCCGTCAAGCTGGTTTTGCCTGGAGAGCTCCAAAAACATGCCATGGCTGAGGGGACTAAGGCCGTTTCTAATTACATGGACTATGCTGCTGCAGGAGGCCACAAGCAGTAGACCCAGGATTTTCCCTGACCTCCTTTTTCACTACTTGATTTCAATGGAAATAGGAGTACTGATTAATATGATGGTCAACCCACTTCATGCTGTGGGGTGGTTTTGTGGAAAAGGGGCACATTGGTGTTGTGGACCTGGGGATTTTACTTTGTAATTTTCTAACTCTAgcgtgttttgttttttgtttcttagtgttattaattttagatcattttaagtattttctttcattttttccatttttaattttttttttttttggttatgtgCATCTTCATGGATCTTGTGATATGAACCCTAGCTAATTGATTGGCATGACGAGGGCTCATGTTCTTCATTAATTGACAGAGAGGGGAGAATGATTTAATGAGTATGTTTCAAAGACTATCTAGAAAAGGCGGTGGCTTAATTTTCGCAGCTTCCAACTTCCATGGAAGGTCTTTTATCCTTGTTCATATTTATTTCtatccttaaaaattaaaaaagaaattatttaaattttcatgggAAAATTATGAGTTAGATTTTAGCAATTTGCTTTGAAAAAGGAGTTGGTAGGAAAATAGTATTCTCGTGTTTATTATATACAAgacaattataatattatttaaatttcggTTTTAgttatttggttaaaattactaaacaaaattataaaaaaaaggaagtaatattttaagaaaaattataaaaatcatataagtTATACTTAAGTtagattattataaattttcatgtattttatGCCAGTGTATTTGTATATGCAAGTGTACTTGAActaaggattgttttaaaaaaattacaattactAAACAATGACATGGGttagtttataatatatatgacaaaactgTTGAGATACAATGGTCAATTTAGCAAGCCAATATAAAATCAATCCATGTAGTCATATATTCCTAACATGAGCCCTATAAGTATTGTTAGGTATCGACCTAGTTAGTGGATTGATAGCCATGCGGTTCGTAAAAATGTGCTTTAGGATCATTTTCTCCTACACAGCCATGTCTTGAATGACATAATGTATGATGTTGATGTTTTGGGTTCGATAATGATACTTGGGGTCCTTCTCATAGGCAAGAGTCACCATGCTGTCACAGTGGATCGTCATAGGCTCATAAGTGCATGCGACAATGACAAGCTCCTAAAGGAGCCTTTTCAACTAAACACCCTCCTAAACAATAGTTGAGCATGTAGTATACTCTATTGTAGATAATGCTATACACAATTGCTTTTTATTACTCCAAGGTATGATGCCATCATTGAGGAGAAAAGTATGACTAAACGATGATTTGTGTTCATCCAAATGCTACCCAAATACGTGTGACTATGTCTTTAAAAAACCGTTCTTGAAGCATACAAACACAAATAGCCTTCTATTTGATTCAAAACAATTCAAGGACTAAGTTTTCTTGATAGATCATATCTTCTTTTTTATGCTAACCTTGGTTAATCtcatatttgatga
The sequence above is drawn from the Vitis riparia cultivar Riparia Gloire de Montpellier isolate 1030 chromosome 6, EGFV_Vit.rip_1.0, whole genome shotgun sequence genome and encodes:
- the LOC117916304 gene encoding histone H2B-like encodes the protein MAPKRSGKTRSKVVVKAARKVVQETVEVTVLASKQKPPREEQGKKISKKDKAPEELQREQVSADEEPEKELPTPVTQEEPPKKEEEKKTTTTQEGREEKKRGRRRRTSGRRRKEGGEGYKRYVYRVLKQVHPGLGVSSKAMTVLSGFMNDMFERIAEEAAKLSKYTGKTTLSAREIQGAVKLVLPGELQKHAMAEGTKAVSNYMDYAAAGGHKQ